A stretch of Pomacea canaliculata isolate SZHN2017 linkage group LG6, ASM307304v1, whole genome shotgun sequence DNA encodes these proteins:
- the LOC112567180 gene encoding ufm1-specific protease 1-like isoform X1, with protein sequence MSQVKQNNIKLLNVHSGLNSPGLTADTAVSKGDYQYWHYGCDNFDDRGWGCGYRTLQTMCSWIKYQLEATNQDLCSTSYPEDDSTPLHLHNEDAYGICVIASVEDSVSSSITRHENTLSDIGVSDKITQNISLGVGKASINEVPSIPNAQEALVTIGDKPSEFYGSHQWIGSYEVCLCIDYFFKVPCRILHVSKGSELKQHLSALKNHFKNLGSPVMMGGDTDNASKGILGVCTRPAALLVLDPHYYGPVSDVATLQAAGFIRWTPIEDFHENSFYNFCIPQLAAAEEKQQII encoded by the exons ATGAGTCAagtcaaacaaaataatataaagcttCTTAATGTTCACAGTGGATTAAACTCTCCAGGTTTAACTGCTGACACTGCGGTGTCCAAAGGAGATTACCAGTATTGGCACTACGGTTGTGATAATTTTGACGACAGA GGTTGGGGATGCGGATACAGAACATTACAGACAATGTGCAGTTGGATTAAATATCAGCTTGAAGCCACAAATCAGGATTTGTGTAGCACTTCATATCCTGAGGATGATAGCACTCCTCTGCATCTTCATAATGAAGATGCTTACGGCATTTGTGTCATTGCTAGTGTTGAGGACTCAGTCAGCAGTTCTATAACCAGACATGAGAATACTTTATCAGATATTGGAGTTAGCGATAAAATTACCCAGAATATAAGCCTTGGTGTTGGCAAGGCAAGCATTAATGAAGTGCCAAGCATTCCAAATGCCCAAGAAGCCCTCGTCACAATAGGAGACAAGCCATCAGAATTTTATGGCTCACATCAATGGATTGGCAGCTACGAAGTTTGTCTTTGCATTGACTACTTTTTCAAA GTTCCTTGCAGAATTCTTCACGTGTCTAAAGGTTCAGAACTCAAACAGCATCTATCAGCTTTGAAAAATCACTTCAAGAACCTAGGCAGCCCTGTTATGATGG GTGGTGACACAGATAATGCCTCAAAAGGCATTCTGGGAGTTTGTACAAGACCCGCTGCACTTTTAGTGCTT GATCCTCACTACTATGGCCCTGTCTCTGACGTTGCCACATTGCAGGCTGCAGGTTTCATTAGATGGACTCCTATTGAGGATTTTCACGAgaattctttttataatttctgcATTCCACAACTGGCTGCTGCAgaggaaaaacaacaaattatttag
- the LOC112567180 gene encoding inactive Ufm1-specific protease 1-like isoform X2 yields MCSWIKYQLEATNQDLCSTSYPEDDSTPLHLHNEDAYGICVIASVEDSVSSSITRHENTLSDIGVSDKITQNISLGVGKASINEVPSIPNAQEALVTIGDKPSEFYGSHQWIGSYEVCLCIDYFFKVPCRILHVSKGSELKQHLSALKNHFKNLGSPVMMGGDTDNASKGILGVCTRPAALLVLDPHYYGPVSDVATLQAAGFIRWTPIEDFHENSFYNFCIPQLAAAEEKQQII; encoded by the exons ATGTGCAGTTGGATTAAATATCAGCTTGAAGCCACAAATCAGGATTTGTGTAGCACTTCATATCCTGAGGATGATAGCACTCCTCTGCATCTTCATAATGAAGATGCTTACGGCATTTGTGTCATTGCTAGTGTTGAGGACTCAGTCAGCAGTTCTATAACCAGACATGAGAATACTTTATCAGATATTGGAGTTAGCGATAAAATTACCCAGAATATAAGCCTTGGTGTTGGCAAGGCAAGCATTAATGAAGTGCCAAGCATTCCAAATGCCCAAGAAGCCCTCGTCACAATAGGAGACAAGCCATCAGAATTTTATGGCTCACATCAATGGATTGGCAGCTACGAAGTTTGTCTTTGCATTGACTACTTTTTCAAA GTTCCTTGCAGAATTCTTCACGTGTCTAAAGGTTCAGAACTCAAACAGCATCTATCAGCTTTGAAAAATCACTTCAAGAACCTAGGCAGCCCTGTTATGATGG GTGGTGACACAGATAATGCCTCAAAAGGCATTCTGGGAGTTTGTACAAGACCCGCTGCACTTTTAGTGCTT GATCCTCACTACTATGGCCCTGTCTCTGACGTTGCCACATTGCAGGCTGCAGGTTTCATTAGATGGACTCCTATTGAGGATTTTCACGAgaattctttttataatttctgcATTCCACAACTGGCTGCTGCAgaggaaaaacaacaaattatttag